In Deltaproteobacteria bacterium, the DNA window ATTACGTGCACTTTACCGGCATTCCCCTTGTGAAAATCCAGCGGGCGCTCGGGAATCAGGTCTCTTACCCCCCGGGAAGTTACGAGAAAGTTTTTGACTTCCAGGTTGTCAAAGGCAATCTCCGGGAATCCGATATCGAGGATGTGAAGGTCCCCGCAGTAGGAGCACCCCGGCGGCACGGCCTGCCCCACCTTCATAAGGCCGAATGTGCAGGTTACATCGGATACAACCGCTTCTCCCAGCACCCTGCCCGTTGACGCATCGACGCCGCTTGGAATGTCTATTGAGCAGACCGTTTTTGCGTAGGTGTTTATCGTATCGATGACGCTTCGATGAATTCCCTCGATATCCTTGGAAAGGCCAGTCCCGAACAGGGCGTCGACCACGATGTGCGCATTCTGGGCGGATCTGGCAAGATCCTTGATGTCATCGTCATCGCTGATCTCCTTGACCTGCCCGCCGCCTTTCAAGAATATATCTATGTTGAGCCGCAAATCGCCGGTGGTATCGTTGATCCTGCCGACGAGATATGAGTCCACCTGGCAATCCTGTTCCTCGAGGTAGCGTGCAACGACGAAGCCATCGCCACCGTTGTTTCCCATGCCCGAAACGACCGTGACCTGCACCCCCGGGATCCAGAGGCCCTGCTTCTCGAGGGTCTCGATTATGACGGCCGCTGTCCCCCTCCCCGCGTTCTCCATGAGGACGGGGCCGGGGATCCCTATTTCCTCGATACTCCTCCGGTCGATCTCGGCCATCACCTCGGCCGTGACGAGAGGGTTCATTTTCCTTCTCCTTCCAGGATTACGAACCCCACAACCATTTTTCCGTCGTGGGTAATGCTTGCGTGAACTAATTTTACCCCTGCCCTGTCGGCGTATTCTCTCGCTCTGCCGTAGAGTGCCACCCGGGGTTCGCCTTTCGGCCCTCTCAGCGTTTCCACGTCTTTCCAGAGAATGCCCCCGGATTTTCCCGTCCCGAGAGCCTTCATCACCGCCTCCTTGATGGCGAACCTTCCGGCGAGCCTCTCGTGTGACCTCACAACAGAGCGAAGAGCGTACTCGATCTCGCCTTCGGTAAATACCCTGTCCATGAAACGCTGGCCGTACTCTTTCACGAGGCGCTTTACCCGCTCCATATCCACCGTGTCAACGCCGATTCCTACAATCACGGAACTCCTCGCAAAAGTTCAACCATCTCCCTTACCGCCTGGTAGAGACCCACGAAAACTGCTCTCGATACGATTGCGTGTCCGATGTTGAATTCCTCTACCTGGGGGATCTTTAGAAGTGGGATGATGTTTTTGTAGTTGATCCCGTGCCCTGCGTTGACTCCAAGGCCCATCGATGCGGCGAAAAAGGCCGATTCCCTTATCTTGCTGAGCTCCCGCGTTTCCCCCGGTGTCCCGAACACCTCACAGTAGGAACCCGTGTGTATCTCGATATAGTCGGCGCCGGAATCTC includes these proteins:
- the acpS gene encoding holo-[acyl-carrier-protein] synthase, translating into MIVGIGVDTVDMERVKRLVKEYGQRFMDRVFTEGEIEYALRSVVRSHERLAGRFAIKEAVMKALGTGKSGGILWKDVETLRGPKGEPRVALYGRAREYADRAGVKLVHASITHDGKMVVGFVILEGEGK